A part of Caldicellulosiruptor owensensis OL genomic DNA contains:
- a CDS encoding Gfo/Idh/MocA family protein, with the protein MKICIVGSSGHYVYALRGIKEDPDAKIVGISPGCEGENIERLFSQVNELGFAPEVYSNPIRMFEELKPDIAVINTFFYKNSELAIEAMKRGIHVYVEKPIALSIEELEELKSVWRQTKVKLSSMLGLRYTPHFWTAYKLIKENKIGEIRLLHAQKSYKLGNRPDFYKQRRTYGGTIPWVGIHAIDWIYWLSGKKFKLVFARHSRLYNNDHGELETTAFCSFVMEDEIFATVNIDYLRPATAPTHDDDRIRIVGTKGILEVVNEKVYLLNYETKEMTEVLLDNPPVVFLDFINEIRGKDKCLVSGEDSFYTTYISLLARKSADENKSISL; encoded by the coding sequence ATGAAAATTTGCATAGTAGGCAGTAGTGGGCACTATGTATATGCTTTAAGAGGAATAAAAGAAGACCCTGATGCCAAAATTGTGGGAATTTCCCCTGGATGTGAAGGAGAGAATATTGAAAGATTATTTTCTCAAGTAAATGAGTTAGGATTTGCTCCTGAGGTCTATAGCAATCCTATAAGGATGTTTGAAGAACTCAAACCTGACATTGCTGTGATTAATACATTTTTTTATAAAAATTCTGAGCTTGCAATTGAAGCTATGAAAAGAGGAATTCACGTATATGTTGAAAAACCTATTGCACTATCAATAGAAGAACTTGAAGAACTAAAGAGTGTGTGGAGGCAAACAAAAGTAAAACTCTCGTCAATGCTGGGATTGCGGTATACACCCCATTTTTGGACAGCTTATAAACTTATAAAAGAAAATAAAATAGGCGAAATTAGACTTTTACATGCTCAAAAATCTTATAAGCTTGGAAATAGACCCGACTTTTATAAGCAGAGAAGAACATATGGTGGAACAATTCCCTGGGTTGGTATTCATGCTATTGATTGGATTTATTGGCTGAGTGGCAAGAAATTTAAATTGGTCTTTGCAAGACATTCAAGACTTTATAATAATGATCATGGTGAGCTTGAAACTACTGCTTTTTGTAGTTTTGTAATGGAAGATGAGATTTTTGCCACAGTAAACATTGACTATCTGCGTCCTGCTACTGCCCCTACTCATGATGATGACAGAATAAGAATTGTGGGAACAAAAGGAATATTGGAGGTGGTAAATGAAAAGGTATATTTGTTAAATTACGAAACTAAAGAAATGACTGAAGTACTACTTGATAATCCACCTGTTGTGTTTTTGGACTTTATTAATGAAATAAGAGGTAAAGATAAGTGTCTTGTGAGCGGTGAAGATAGTTTTTACACAACTTATATCTCTCTTCTTGCTAGGAAGTCAGCAGATGAAAATAAATCAATTTCATTGTAG
- a CDS encoding rhamnogalacturonan lyase family protein, giving the protein MKKKIISLILLVSFLLFNVFGNVLVGKSNNIFDPSNYVLFDGTNFEDGSTWGFTASSGATATVVTDVYGNKYLEAKGSGSGPRSVVKTFSNSTTKDKVLIIFDWQPMDVSTAANNSEVLISDENNNPLFRLVKKGGTNGSIGYSVGTTGLDLSKVTYINAIDTSQKWLAVRILFDFVAETVSFEIYNKDDPSKYFSAYGLDLKNIVYLNKIKKISIIGNRASGNTLNFTTNVDNIYIYTSTTDAPIQGSKNIVEIVSSYTYNYDFPLGTSINDVISFFPTVLNVKLENDVIVNNVPVNWSCYSYNPTLEGNYLFVGNLIVDGITGVKNDYNITAQINVRLLNLSFVPPQIPGYEAVYATDFGDTITVVPKYWGFTTQNATLNINTNTIKGNSTPKLEFSQVNQTGGRVATKTFGEAIKGDAILVKMNWYPGLLNDKGSNPYENGGELRLIDSSGNGFWKLNNTRNFPLQLILGNSVVFNTYFTDPEKWYDIEINCDVLNKVISTKITDTETSTVVEFTYSLDGVAFDGTLKSISLVGIRTSGNNITWTTYLDNVWIYNKPIPPNRIINVDKLPYKTIYVNTAQDISQIGFPTKVTVTLADGTKKEVEIAKWEILSGQWIADKPGIYTFKGVLKEDSSVDNTYGKYAICYVYNRLQPSKAVRQMEWLNRGLIALKAENGIFISWRLLADEYKKDVKFNIYRNGQKLNTAPLSVTNYLDVNGNPGDEYKVETLMNGIKIEETRVKALDKDYISIPLQKPEDGVNEAGETYTYEANDCSVGDLDGDGEYEIIVKWLPSNAIDSSQTGLTGPTIFDAYKLDGTLLWRINMGLNLTSGAHYNQFLVYDFDGDGKSEFVVKTADGTTVYGATYGRVDYNKVISVIGDPAKNGAYRYGPSGSFPGKVWGGPEYISIFDGETGAVLDSIEYRYSIEKTGVASWGDTWFNRSDRFLATVAYLNGTTPSIVFGRGYYARTTFVAYDFVNGKLQERWHFDTQEIGGKGEGMGNHNISVADVDNDGCDEIIAGSLTLDHDGKILYVMDGEMGRELGSHGDALHVGAFFPDREGLQVFGVHEVSSVASLELHDAATGETLQAYFAYKDTGRGVCANIASEPGYEFWGAGDFYDVNKGAGIYNVYGKVISNDCRAAGLPMNFALYWDGDLMQELLDDVSIFKYDETKDKTDIIRTFEGVKSINGTKANPCLQADILGDWREEVIYPTFDNTELRIYSTTIPTQYRIYTLMHDPVYRLGIAWQNVAYNQPPHTSFYLGEDIRDVVLANNLPVKDVYYPNKPKKIDDPEEKLFYKSPSESKIDLYFKNSKVKIIIENDEEIVGGKISVKRLGALSGISLPSDLNATNNYLEINKSENIAKLPVKVEVEFNPTNLNSYNLNSLKLYRYNNTTAKWELVSGQVIDTAKNIISFIDAEGGIYGIFGTKSSPSSGTVTTIILNPQSQTTSSTTSTSSKEQEKNQQGTTQVTQGETQQPKPQSQTSEKNIVTAKIDTNNVTNVQLNSQVKISVPPQAVEGNNPVIKVETLSSYTEKVGVGVQIIEPVNISIEKGKIQKPILVEIKIAPEIVKNDKVVIGFMFDSVSKKWTPVLTKKNINTVQLELNKTGTVQVVAAKLSDIYSDVKENNWTYSLFNKAISKGIITGYADLTLKPEKLITYLEAAVILDRAFNLKKSGNPNIANVPEWAQDAITNMVSNEIFNETNAFSGIVTRIETVKFIVKILEKQGQKVEPEDVKFKDINTAEYTEIVAKAYKLGIVKGYPDGSFKPDKPVKRAEFIAMLIRAIENMNK; this is encoded by the coding sequence TTGAAGAAAAAGATAATTTCGTTAATTTTATTGGTTTCGTTTTTATTATTTAATGTTTTCGGGAATGTGTTAGTTGGTAAAAGTAATAATATTTTTGATCCATCAAATTATGTGTTGTTTGATGGAACGAATTTTGAAGATGGTTCAACATGGGGATTTACGGCAAGTTCAGGTGCTACTGCAACAGTTGTAACAGATGTTTATGGTAACAAATATTTAGAGGCAAAGGGATCAGGTTCAGGACCACGTTCAGTTGTTAAGACATTTTCTAATTCTACTACAAAAGACAAAGTGTTAATTATATTTGACTGGCAACCGATGGATGTATCAACCGCAGCAAATAATAGTGAAGTATTAATCAGCGACGAGAATAACAACCCACTTTTCAGATTGGTTAAAAAAGGTGGAACAAATGGTTCTATAGGCTACAGTGTAGGAACAACAGGGTTAGACCTTTCTAAAGTTACTTATATTAATGCGATAGATACATCTCAGAAGTGGTTAGCTGTTCGCATTTTATTTGATTTTGTTGCTGAAACAGTTTCCTTCGAGATTTACAACAAAGACGACCCATCAAAATATTTTTCAGCTTATGGTCTTGACTTGAAGAATATTGTGTATTTAAACAAAATCAAAAAGATATCTATTATTGGTAACAGAGCAAGTGGAAATACATTAAACTTTACAACTAATGTGGATAACATTTATATTTATACTTCTACAACTGATGCACCTATTCAAGGTTCTAAAAATATAGTAGAAATAGTAAGTAGCTACACATATAATTATGATTTTCCTTTGGGTACTTCAATAAATGATGTTATTTCATTTTTCCCCACAGTGTTAAATGTAAAATTAGAAAATGATGTAATTGTTAACAATGTTCCGGTTAACTGGAGCTGTTACAGTTACAATCCAACCCTAGAAGGTAATTATTTGTTTGTGGGCAATCTTATTGTAGATGGAATAACGGGGGTAAAGAATGATTACAATATAACAGCTCAAATCAATGTAAGATTATTAAATCTTTCATTTGTACCACCTCAAATTCCAGGTTATGAGGCTGTTTATGCTACTGATTTTGGTGATACAATTACAGTTGTACCGAAATATTGGGGATTTACTACTCAAAATGCTACTCTTAATATTAATACAAATACTATAAAAGGAAATTCAACTCCTAAACTTGAGTTTTCTCAGGTTAATCAAACAGGTGGAAGGGTTGCGACAAAGACTTTTGGAGAAGCTATAAAAGGTGATGCAATACTTGTAAAAATGAATTGGTATCCCGGACTTTTAAACGACAAAGGATCAAATCCATATGAAAATGGCGGTGAGCTAAGACTTATAGATTCTTCTGGTAATGGTTTCTGGAAACTAAACAATACGAGAAATTTTCCTCTCCAGCTTATATTAGGTAACTCGGTTGTATTCAACACTTACTTTACTGATCCTGAAAAATGGTATGATATTGAGATTAATTGTGATGTTCTGAATAAAGTAATTTCAACTAAAATTACTGATACAGAAACATCAACAGTGGTAGAGTTTACTTATTCTTTAGATGGTGTTGCGTTTGATGGAACACTCAAATCGATAAGCCTTGTTGGAATAAGAACATCAGGTAATAATATAACTTGGACTACTTACCTAGATAATGTATGGATTTATAACAAACCTATTCCACCTAACAGAATAATTAATGTAGATAAGCTGCCTTACAAGACTATATATGTGAATACTGCGCAGGATATATCTCAAATAGGTTTTCCAACAAAAGTTACAGTAACTCTTGCAGATGGTACGAAAAAGGAAGTTGAGATTGCGAAATGGGAGATATTATCAGGTCAATGGATAGCGGATAAACCTGGAATTTATACTTTCAAAGGAGTTTTAAAAGAAGATAGTTCAGTTGACAATACTTATGGTAAATATGCAATTTGTTATGTATATAACAGATTACAACCATCGAAAGCTGTAAGACAAATGGAGTGGCTCAACAGAGGATTGATAGCTTTAAAGGCTGAAAATGGGATATTTATAAGCTGGAGATTGTTAGCTGATGAGTATAAAAAGGACGTAAAATTCAATATATATAGGAATGGACAGAAACTAAATACAGCTCCTCTTTCTGTGACAAATTATTTGGATGTGAACGGAAATCCAGGCGATGAATATAAAGTAGAGACACTGATGAATGGCATAAAGATTGAAGAGACAAGAGTAAAAGCACTTGACAAGGATTATATTTCAATTCCACTTCAAAAACCTGAAGATGGAGTAAATGAAGCAGGAGAAACTTACACATATGAAGCAAATGATTGTAGCGTTGGTGATTTGGATGGAGACGGCGAATATGAAATAATTGTTAAATGGTTACCATCTAATGCAATTGACAGTTCACAAACAGGTTTGACTGGTCCAACAATATTTGATGCATATAAGCTTGATGGCACATTGCTCTGGAGAATTAATATGGGCCTTAATCTTACTTCAGGTGCGCATTATAATCAGTTTTTAGTGTATGACTTTGATGGAGATGGAAAATCTGAGTTTGTTGTTAAGACAGCCGATGGAACAACAGTTTATGGTGCAACATATGGTAGGGTTGATTATAATAAAGTGATAAGTGTAATTGGAGATCCAGCTAAAAATGGAGCATATAGATATGGACCAAGTGGTTCATTTCCGGGTAAAGTATGGGGAGGTCCAGAATACATTTCAATATTTGATGGTGAAACAGGAGCAGTTTTAGATAGCATAGAATATAGATATTCAATTGAAAAGACTGGTGTTGCGTCTTGGGGCGATACATGGTTCAATAGATCTGATAGATTCTTGGCAACTGTTGCATATTTAAATGGAACCACGCCTTCAATAGTTTTTGGAAGAGGTTATTACGCGAGGACAACATTTGTTGCATATGATTTTGTCAATGGAAAACTGCAGGAAAGATGGCATTTTGATACGCAAGAAATTGGCGGAAAAGGAGAAGGTATGGGTAATCACAACATATCTGTTGCTGATGTAGATAATGATGGATGTGATGAAATAATAGCAGGTTCGTTGACATTAGACCATGATGGAAAGATATTATATGTAATGGATGGTGAAATGGGAAGAGAACTGGGCTCTCATGGTGATGCTTTGCATGTTGGAGCATTTTTCCCAGATCGAGAAGGATTACAGGTATTTGGTGTTCATGAAGTTTCTTCGGTGGCCTCACTTGAGCTTCATGATGCTGCAACTGGCGAAACATTGCAGGCTTATTTTGCATACAAAGATACAGGTCGTGGTGTTTGTGCAAATATTGCTTCAGAACCAGGTTATGAATTCTGGGGTGCGGGAGATTTCTATGATGTTAACAAGGGTGCAGGTATATATAATGTTTATGGTAAAGTAATCAGCAATGATTGTCGAGCAGCTGGTCTTCCTATGAACTTTGCACTTTACTGGGATGGAGATCTAATGCAAGAACTTCTTGATGATGTAAGTATTTTCAAATATGATGAAACTAAAGATAAAACAGATATAATAAGAACATTTGAAGGTGTAAAAAGTATAAATGGTACAAAAGCAAACCCGTGTTTACAAGCAGACATCTTGGGAGATTGGCGAGAAGAAGTAATATATCCAACTTTTGATAATACTGAGCTTAGGATTTATAGTACGACAATTCCCACCCAATATAGAATTTACACTCTCATGCATGATCCAGTATATAGACTTGGAATAGCATGGCAGAATGTTGCATATAATCAACCGCCACATACAAGCTTTTATCTTGGTGAAGATATAAGAGATGTTGTTCTTGCAAATAATTTGCCAGTTAAAGATGTATATTATCCGAACAAACCAAAGAAAATTGATGATCCAGAAGAGAAATTGTTCTATAAATCACCTTCTGAGAGCAAGATAGATTTATACTTTAAAAATAGCAAGGTTAAAATTATAATTGAGAATGATGAGGAAATTGTTGGTGGTAAGATTTCTGTAAAACGTCTTGGTGCTCTGAGTGGTATATCATTGCCTTCAGATTTGAATGCCACAAATAATTATTTAGAGATTAATAAGAGTGAAAATATAGCAAAATTGCCAGTTAAGGTAGAGGTTGAATTCAATCCTACAAATTTAAATAGCTATAATTTAAATTCATTAAAACTTTACAGATATAATAATACAACAGCAAAATGGGAGCTTGTAAGTGGTCAGGTTATTGACACTGCTAAGAATATTATTTCATTCATAGATGCTGAAGGTGGTATATATGGTATTTTTGGAACAAAATCTTCTCCATCTTCTGGTACAGTGACCACTATTATTTTAAATCCTCAGTCACAAACAACTTCATCAACAACTAGTACATCTTCAAAAGAACAAGAAAAAAATCAGCAAGGGACAACACAAGTAACACAGGGCGAGACACAGCAACCCAAACCTCAATCTCAAACATCTGAAAAGAATATTGTAACTGCCAAGATAGATACAAACAATGTAACAAACGTTCAACTGAATTCTCAAGTAAAGATTTCTGTTCCACCACAAGCTGTTGAAGGGAACAATCCTGTTATAAAGGTTGAGACACTTAGCAGTTATACTGAAAAGGTAGGTGTAGGTGTTCAGATTATAGAACCTGTAAATATAAGTATTGAAAAGGGGAAAATTCAAAAACCAATATTAGTTGAAATTAAAATAGCTCCCGAGATTGTTAAGAATGATAAAGTTGTTATAGGTTTCATGTTTGATTCTGTAAGCAAGAAATGGACACCTGTATTGACTAAGAAAAACATAAATACAGTTCAATTAGAACTGAACAAAACAGGAACTGTTCAGGTAGTTGCTGCTAAACTGAGTGATATATACAGCGATGTAAAAGAAAATAATTGGACTTACAGTTTATTTAATAAGGCTATTTCAAAAGGAATAATTACAGGTTACGCTGATTTAACGTTGAAACCTGAAAAATTAATAACATACCTAGAAGCAGCGGTTATTTTAGACAGAGCATTTAATTTGAAAAAATCAGGTAATCCAAATATAGCTAATGTTCCAGAGTGGGCTCAGGATGCAATTACGAATATGGTATCTAATGAGATATTTAACGAAACAAACGCTTTTAGTGGGATAGTAACTAGGATTGAGACCGTAAAATTTATAGTAAAGATTTTAGAAAAACAAGGGCAAAAAGTTGAACCAGAAGATGTTAAGTTCAAAGATATCAATACTGCAGAGTATACTGAAATTGTAGCAAAAGCATATAAATTAGGTATTGTGAAAGGCTATCCAGATGGGAGCTTTAAACCTGACAAACCAGTAAAAAGGGCAGAATTTATAGCAATGTTAATAAGAGCAATTGAAAATATGAATAAATGA
- a CDS encoding Gfo/Idh/MocA family protein → MSIAKVGLIGISGFGSIHLRSIEQLQGKMIDLKAIVATSYEKNKEVIDRLTLQGVKYYQDYRLMLENHKELDFVAISTPIHLHTPMAIEAMEKGFNVLLEKPPAVTIQDIDAIIETKRKTNKVCSVNFQNTSGKAFRKLLEYIKEGRLGRIKSIVGIGRWKRDESYYQRNAWAGKLVVDGNYVLDGTINNPLAHLLNNELIIAETAQPGGGVPKKVQAELYHGHKIEGEDTACVRIITHGGTEVYFYSTLCNREEESPFIIIEAEKAKANWWFSNRFKIEYCDGSVEEFDGGKEDLFVNMYVNMVEHLFEGKQLYCPLEITRNFVLASNGAFESSKRIFDIPDEYIEIENENGKVYTYIKGIKEIIDKAAFHKRLYSEIGIKWAQKTSVFDLGNYNYFSLYKESM, encoded by the coding sequence TTGAGCATTGCAAAGGTTGGTCTTATTGGAATTAGTGGATTTGGGAGTATACACCTGCGGTCAATAGAACAGCTCCAGGGGAAGATGATTGACTTGAAAGCAATTGTTGCAACAAGCTACGAAAAAAATAAAGAAGTGATTGATAGATTGACTTTGCAAGGTGTTAAGTATTATCAGGATTACAGACTGATGCTTGAGAATCATAAAGAGTTAGATTTTGTTGCTATATCAACGCCCATTCATTTACATACTCCAATGGCAATTGAAGCAATGGAAAAAGGCTTTAATGTCTTGCTAGAAAAACCTCCTGCTGTGACAATTCAAGATATTGACGCTATAATTGAGACAAAAAGAAAAACAAATAAGGTTTGTAGTGTGAACTTTCAAAATACCTCTGGTAAAGCATTTAGAAAACTTCTTGAGTATATAAAAGAAGGCCGACTTGGCAGGATAAAATCAATTGTAGGTATTGGACGATGGAAAAGGGATGAAAGCTATTATCAAAGAAATGCATGGGCTGGTAAGCTCGTTGTTGATGGCAATTATGTCTTGGATGGAACAATAAACAATCCTCTTGCACATCTTTTAAACAATGAACTAATTATTGCTGAAACAGCTCAACCAGGTGGAGGAGTACCTAAAAAAGTGCAAGCAGAACTCTATCATGGTCATAAAATTGAAGGTGAAGACACAGCATGTGTGAGAATAATTACTCATGGAGGCACAGAGGTATATTTTTACTCGACCCTTTGCAATAGAGAAGAAGAATCTCCTTTTATAATTATTGAAGCTGAAAAAGCTAAAGCGAATTGGTGGTTTTCTAATAGATTTAAGATTGAATATTGTGATGGTTCTGTTGAAGAATTTGATGGTGGCAAAGAAGACTTGTTTGTTAATATGTATGTAAATATGGTGGAACATTTATTTGAAGGTAAACAGCTTTATTGTCCGCTGGAAATAACCCGCAATTTTGTACTGGCATCAAACGGGGCTTTTGAATCGTCTAAAAGAATTTTCGATATTCCAGATGAGTATATAGAAATTGAAAATGAGAATGGGAAGGTATATACATACATAAAAGGAATAAAAGAAATTATTGATAAAGCAGCTTTTCATAAAAGATTATATTCTGAGATTGGTATTAAGTGGGCACAAAAAACAAGTGTTTTTGATTTGGGTAACTATAATTATTTCAGTCTATATAAAGAATCAATGTAA
- a CDS encoding zinc-binding dehydrogenase codes for MKAYAMVLEEFNKPLRAKEFELIKPSDGELLVKIEAAGVCGSDVHIFKGNDPRTKLPMILGHEGVGRVYAISGICFDVNGEKIKEGDFIIWDRGVTCGKCYFCAVKKEPYLCPNRWTYGISVSCMAPPHLRGCYSEYIYLHKDTKVLKIKENIEPEVLVSASCSGATCAHAFDIVSPDFGDSVLIQGPGPIGLYAIIFAKLKGARNIIVIGGTKERLKMCEEFGATHVLDRNSTTSEQRKEIIMDITSGRGVDLAIEAVGHPSAVSEGIKLVRNGGSYLSLGFGDPNGSVTLDCYYDIVRKNLRYQGVWVSDTKHLNMAVNVVLQNKELFKKMITNIYKLTDATKALEDMGNRNTIKSVLKP; via the coding sequence ATGAAAGCTTATGCAATGGTTTTAGAAGAATTTAACAAGCCGTTAAGAGCAAAAGAGTTTGAACTAATCAAGCCTTCTGATGGTGAACTTCTTGTTAAAATTGAAGCGGCAGGTGTTTGTGGATCTGATGTACATATATTCAAAGGGAATGACCCGCGCACCAAACTTCCCATGATTTTAGGGCATGAAGGTGTTGGACGTGTATATGCCATCTCAGGTATCTGTTTTGATGTAAACGGCGAAAAGATAAAAGAGGGGGATTTTATAATCTGGGACAGAGGTGTTACGTGTGGAAAGTGTTATTTTTGTGCCGTTAAAAAAGAACCCTACTTGTGCCCTAATAGATGGACATATGGGATAAGTGTTAGTTGCATGGCGCCGCCGCATTTGAGAGGCTGCTATTCGGAGTACATTTATCTTCACAAAGATACAAAGGTTCTAAAAATCAAAGAAAATATTGAGCCAGAAGTTTTAGTCTCTGCTTCATGTTCTGGTGCAACATGTGCTCACGCTTTTGACATTGTTTCACCTGACTTTGGAGACAGTGTTCTAATTCAAGGACCAGGTCCTATAGGGCTTTATGCGATTATTTTTGCAAAACTCAAAGGAGCAAGAAATATAATTGTGATTGGCGGTACCAAAGAAAGACTTAAAATGTGTGAGGAATTTGGGGCAACGCATGTACTTGATAGAAATTCAACTACATCTGAACAAAGGAAGGAAATAATAATGGATATTACAAGTGGGCGTGGTGTTGATTTGGCAATTGAAGCTGTGGGACATCCATCAGCAGTGAGTGAGGGAATAAAACTTGTACGAAATGGTGGAAGTTACTTATCACTTGGTTTTGGTGATCCAAACGGCAGCGTTACACTTGATTGTTATTATGACATTGTAAGGAAAAATTTAAGATATCAAGGAGTATGGGTCAGTGATACAAAACATTTGAATATGGCAGTTAATGTGGTGTTACAAAATAAAGAACTTTTTAAAAAAATGATTACGAATATTTATAAATTGACTGATGCGACGAAAGCACTTGAGGATATGGGAAACAGAAATACAATAAAATCTGTTCTGAAGCCATGA
- a CDS encoding FAD-binding protein, which translates to MIYKTDILVIGGGGAGLRAAIAACEKAYETGNKVKVLLTVKGKLGSCGTTALAYSDRMAFHATLPTTEPKGEDNWKYHAKDIYEIGGCVSDYDLAEILAKNSADAFFYLDSLGVPFVKESGVPIQFVTDGSIYARACFTGPDTAVQIEKALIRKLGEMKDVEVLEDVMIADLIIVNNRVCGAIGFRRNQNIIILAKAVILATGGAGSIYKSNVFPPRMTGDGYAMALRAGALLVNMEFIQIGLSSPNTKLACSGSIMRCVPRFVNEKGEEFLLNYPLTYNDVFEKGATWPISYEHKTCLIDIAVFREIARGGKVFLDFTQNPKGFEFEQLREDLKQRYYSEIKNLTNKRSTPYERLCEINPQTVEWFLKRGIDLRNQMIEIAPSIQHFQGGVKIREKTNTAISGLYACGECAGGQHGANRPGGNALLDTQVFGKIAGESSFEFASNTSIDEESAISEANRLFESYKSYIAEDGIDLENAISELNRVMDLYASVVRYQDGLQKALMKIEELKTRKIKPVEYEYLLELKNMLLCAEAVVKSCILRDESRGPHLMFENLSDLWPKPRNEKYNVYHVCRLNKEINQIEVFPMQPVKPTV; encoded by the coding sequence GTGATATATAAAACAGATATACTGGTAATAGGTGGTGGCGGTGCAGGTTTGAGGGCAGCAATTGCTGCATGTGAAAAGGCTTATGAAACAGGAAATAAAGTTAAAGTTTTATTAACAGTAAAGGGCAAACTGGGGAGTTGTGGAACAACTGCTCTTGCATACTCTGATAGAATGGCTTTTCATGCAACACTTCCTACAACTGAACCTAAAGGTGAGGATAACTGGAAATACCATGCAAAAGATATATATGAGATTGGAGGATGTGTTTCCGACTATGACCTGGCTGAGATTTTAGCAAAAAACTCGGCTGATGCTTTCTTTTATTTAGATAGTCTTGGTGTTCCCTTTGTAAAAGAAAGTGGAGTACCCATTCAATTTGTAACAGATGGCTCTATATATGCACGTGCTTGTTTTACAGGTCCAGATACTGCTGTCCAAATAGAAAAGGCTTTAATTAGAAAACTTGGAGAGATGAAGGATGTTGAAGTCTTAGAAGATGTAATGATAGCTGATTTGATTATTGTGAATAACAGAGTTTGTGGAGCGATTGGGTTCAGAAGGAATCAAAATATTATAATACTTGCAAAAGCCGTTATTCTCGCAACAGGCGGTGCAGGAAGTATTTATAAAAGCAATGTTTTTCCACCGCGTATGACAGGTGATGGTTATGCAATGGCACTTCGTGCAGGGGCTTTGCTTGTGAATATGGAGTTTATTCAAATAGGCCTTTCATCACCCAACACAAAACTTGCGTGTTCGGGAAGTATAATGAGATGTGTTCCCAGGTTTGTAAATGAAAAAGGAGAAGAGTTTTTGTTAAATTATCCTCTCACGTACAATGATGTATTTGAAAAAGGTGCAACGTGGCCAATAAGCTACGAGCATAAGACATGTTTGATAGACATTGCAGTGTTCAGAGAAATTGCCCGTGGGGGTAAAGTGTTTTTAGACTTTACTCAAAATCCGAAAGGTTTTGAATTTGAACAGCTAAGAGAAGACTTAAAACAAAGATATTACTCGGAAATTAAAAATCTTACAAATAAAAGATCTACTCCATATGAAAGACTGTGTGAAATAAATCCTCAGACTGTTGAGTGGTTTTTGAAAAGGGGAATTGACCTTAGAAACCAAATGATAGAAATTGCGCCATCAATTCAGCATTTCCAGGGTGGTGTAAAAATTAGAGAAAAAACAAATACAGCAATTAGTGGCTTGTATGCTTGTGGCGAGTGTGCAGGCGGGCAACATGGAGCAAACAGACCAGGCGGAAATGCACTTTTGGATACTCAGGTTTTTGGTAAGATAGCAGGGGAAAGTAGCTTTGAATTTGCCTCAAACACTTCAATCGATGAAGAATCTGCAATTTCTGAAGCAAACCGCCTGTTTGAAAGTTATAAAAGCTATATAGCTGAAGATGGCATTGATTTGGAGAATGCCATATCAGAACTAAATAGGGTTATGGATTTGTATGCAAGTGTTGTGAGATATCAAGATGGACTTCAAAAAGCGCTTATGAAAATTGAGGAATTGAAAACAAGAAAAATCAAGCCTGTTGAGTATGAATATCTTTTGGAGCTGAAGAACATGCTTTTGTGTGCAGAGGCAGTGGTAAAAAGCTGTATTTTAAGAGATGAAAGCAGAGGACCGCACTTGATGTTTGAAAACTTGAGCGATTTGTGGCCAAAGCCAAGGAATGAAAAGTACAATGTATATCATGTATGCAGACTAAATAAAGAGATTAATCAAATTGAAGTCTTTCCAATGCAACCGGTGAAACCAACAGTGTAG